The Alnus glutinosa chromosome 1, dhAlnGlut1.1, whole genome shotgun sequence region AATCATAAAATCAGTTTTGCATATAGAAATGATATGTTGTTACTCGTAATGAATTGGAGGAGCACATTGCATGTGTTCTACATTCAGCACAAGGTCCCAACTGTCAAATAACTTCCAATAGGCAGCCGAATAAGGCTAAAAAATGTATTCCATTTTAAGAACTTTATAAGAAATGGGAAGCTCCCTTTTCCTAAGAATGTTGCAGTCCATACCTGTACAGCCCACTTCTGTAGATTCCCATGAGACGGGACTGAACAGCCAAGATCTTCGTGCAGTTCCTTAAAAATATTAAGCAGACTAGAAGGGAGCTTCACTCCCTCAGGGACAGAGAAGGAAAGGCCCATAGCTTGGCCAGGTCCATGATAAGGGTCCTGTCCAAGAATAACAGCCTTGACAGCGTCGAAAGGGGTAGAGTTGAGAGCATTGAAGATCAAGTGGGGAGGCGGGTATATGGGCACGGCAGTGCCAGAGCACGTCTCGGTTTGGAGAAACTTGCAGAGGTTCAGAGCATAGGGCTTCTGAAGCTCTCCCGGAAGCGCTCCCAACCATGTCTCCTCCACCAACAGCTCCGACAACTTCACATGCTCTCCTTCACCTTCACTTGTTCCAAATCCACATTTTATCCCATCACTGTTCGCCAGAATGctaacaagaagaagaagaagaagaagaagaagcgggGCTTACCTTTGGCCCTGGAGACGTTTTGGGAGCATATTTTGAGATTGAGTTTGGATTTGGCGAGCGATCTGTTCAATTCCATGCGGGTTTTTTGTTGGGCATTGGTTGGGGAGGTATCGTCTTCGGAGCTGAGGCGGCTGTGGGACTGAGACTCGGACTGGCAATGGGTGTTGATCGATTTACAGGGAGCTGAATCAGCTGATGGGGACGAGAGTTTCATGCGCTTGGCAGATGCTGCTGGCTTGAAGAAATCCATCAGGGTTCTGGATGCACCAGAAGCCatcgtttcttttctttttcctcttctttcatttttttcaccGAATCGGGCCAAAAAAACATATAGTGATGGTGGCGTTCCCAAGCCCAAGAAACTTTTGGGAGGGAAAAGTGGAAAACTATGGAGGGAAATTCAGAGgacctttttaatttttattttcttttttgaaaaatgcaaaaatcagtCTTTATTTGCATCTTTATAGAATACTGATTATGATTTGGTTTCAAAAACGTTTTGACCGGACATATGGTCGAAGCCACCACCACCTGTAACGCCCCCTTattatggacataaatttcgAAAGAAGCGGTTCGAATGAAATTTTATACGGTTTACGTGTAAACGTAGTATGTGttatttaaacatgtgagaagtacatagtttttcatagacaaaaattttctacaaattattttgtaagaaatttcgtACAACTCAcgtataagagtgacatgtgtcctttaaacatatgaaaattatatattttttttattaatgctaagagacacatgtcaatcttatatgtgggttgtattaaatttcttacaaatcgatttataagaaatttttgtttttttttattaatactattaaaaaagcatatgaaaATCATAAATAGAATGGATGTCAATCTTATACGTGGGTTTGAATGAAATTTTTGAAGAACGGGTTGGGAGAAAATTTCTGttccattattattatacaatttataatAACTAactgtttggtttttttttttaatgtcggAGTGGCTCAAGGGTCCTCCCGCCCAAAGCCATGTCCGTAAAAGCAGTTTGAAGTGAAAAATGGAGCAAGTGGTCGGCAGTCCCAAAGGGTGGATCGATGGCGACGAGAGCGCCAAAGAGATGCTCGCTAGAGTTTTAACAGCGCGCCCCTTCTTGCTTCTTCCGCCGCTTCATAGGGTTCCTCTACGCGTTGGTAACGTGGTTGAGCTTGTCGGCCCCTCTCCTTCTTCCAAAACCCACGTCCTGATTCAGGTCCCAAACAATAATTCCCCatatttcatttattaaaatttgaaggTTTCTAAAGTGTAgccaaacattgaaaaataatgaaaatattttacagaaAACGTTTAACTTAGAAACAATAATTCCCCTTAATTCAATTCAATTGAATTCAATTTTATCATGATTACCCCCCGATCATGTACTCCATAACTGAATATGTGTAGGCTGCAGTGAGTTGTGTTCTTCCTAAAGAGTGGAATGGGGTTCACTATGGAGGCTTGGACCACTTGGTAGTGTTCCTGGACTTGGATTGTCGATTTGATATTTTGCGCCTCTCAGAAATGCTAAAGCATCGACTAATTGGGGAATCTATTGGTAAGAATCCGTACAACATTCATTTGTTTTTGGATTAAAATCTAAATCTATGCGTCGCTAAGAGAGTCTCACACTTAAGCTTATTGGCTGCATAATTTATTACACAACTAGTATCGCCGGATATAGTGTCCGATCCTGCCACTCATGATAACTGTTTGACACTTTGTCTGAAAGAGAAACCTTACAAGTGGTCACGGACGTGCTGTAACACTTTATCCCTTCTTTTCTAGTTCATTTAGTTTATCTCAAGAGTAACTCTTACTGTTTATGCCCCGTGGAGTCTTGATCATTGATTAGGTGTTGaagctttttaaaaatttgtaaaataaaaataaaaagacctGAAACTTTGGATAAAAGACAAAGTTTTTGTTCAAAATGAATTGTAGAAAATTCCTCTAAaccagtctattaaattgatatatgtccTTAGAACATGTTAGGTTGGAAGAATTTCCTCGAATCCAGTTtagaggaaaactttgtccttggataatatattttttttaaaagtaatgtcaaattttattaaaaaatgtgtgTGCCCCTAAGAACTTTGTCCTTGGATAAATGACAAAGAAAAAGTTCTCCAACTCAAAGACCAAGCACACTATAGGTCAAACCTATGCTCTATGCTTTTGCAATTGTATACGAACTGGAAACTGAAAGTAAGAGCTTTAGAGAAGGGGTTAATGACCTTTCATTATCACGTCACTTCTATCCTAAATTGATTGTACGAGACCAGCTGAAATAAATGGTTTATCTGATTTTTGTTCTCCATACTGAGAAAGAGAGTACAATGCTAGTCAATTATTCGTATGGGAAGGGAATGCATTGGGGTCTGAAGTTTATATGACGTGTTGATGCAGCCATGGAAAAGGGCTGTAGCTACTGTTGTGCGTGTTGTAGGGGTCCTGCtatgattttcttttgttcaaTAACAAATCTTATATTTCCATATCTTTGTTTGTTTGGAAGTTTGAGCAAGTTAAGATTTTAATTTACTATAGTTTGGTTTGAATTTTTTAGGATCAATGAAAAGAGATTTGGAGAAGATGGATTTTGATTTATGGAACAATGATAGAAAAAGGAGACCAGCTTATGATGAGGAATTATATGTTTTGTGTATGAGACGGTTCTTGTATGTCCGTTGTTATGATAGTTTTGAATTTCTGGCGACTCTCAAGGTGAGGAGTGTTTTtgtttcctctctctctctttgtagGTGCTTATTCCAATAACAAAATCTAAAGTATCCATTTAATCTCTaattaattttctgttttttcatGTTGGTGTTATTCTATGGTGTATGGGTTTTTCCTTAAAATGTTATTATTGCTTTTGAAGCCATTACAagtcaggaaaaaaaaagggaggtaGATGCAAGAGAAAAGGGGAAGACTAGACCCACATAGTTGAGGAGATgtaaaaaagcaaaacaatgcTCTTCCTAAAAAGTAAGAATTAATCATAAAAGCATGCTCCCACAAGAATTCTTGCTTTATTTAGAGGCAATTATACATCACTACATAATAATTTCTATAATAACTACCAACAGTCGGTATAGTTCACGtggaattaaaaaattatatacttaAAATATTACAATTACCATGATCTACTTGTTATGTACTGCTAGAATTTAGAGTTAATGTGGATATATTAAATCATACTTAATCTACATATTTATTTCCTGGAGCCTGCTCGAGTTAACAAAAACTTGGTCACTTATCATTTGCTGACCAAGATGCCCATGTAATAATcccttttcctttaaaaaagaaaaatccattgACAAGAAACACTACCTTATTGTTATGAATGAAAAGGTGGGCATAGAGGAGAAGGATAAGGCATCCCAAGAGGAGGAAATAAATGTgctctagaattttttttaaaaaaaaattagagtaaaaTGATCAAGGATAACCATTGTCAAATGCCTCTAATGTGGATAAAAGTGGCATCTAGACATTGCTAGCAAAACTTGCATAGAAGATGTGTTGAAATTTATATATGTGGGAAGCTTAATTTTTCAGGAACCATGTCAACTATGATTAATCTGCTTTAGACTTCTTGATCTGCCTTCTAGTATTGAGTGAACTGCTGAAACAGTTTCTTCTTGGGTTGTTTTTAAATGGAATTAATAGGAAAATTAATGTGTATCAGCACCGAATccttttctgtttttgggtattttgtaaTCTCCAAAGTTGCTGCTATTTGATGGGGTCAGAATCATATCTCTTCCACGAGTAATGGTATATGTAGGACTTTTATCCCTCCAAAGgtgatgtagcttttaaaatcactattggatcaaaattcattAGTGATccatcacaaatttaatggtgattttaaaagccacatcactTTTGGGGGGATAAAAGTCCTacgtatagcattactcctctTCCACTAGCTTAAATGGCTGATTGAAGCATAATTTTCCACTTATAATAGCTCATTACCGTTTCATGGAAATAAGCATTAGtgatattctttaattaaaatatgtaattgcTTGGAGCATCGTCTAAAGGCTCCAATCTCCACtcctaagtttaaagggagtcgtgAAGTAAAGAACCTAGAGTGCACAATTAATTATGATGCCAAGGGTTTTGGTTTTAGCCGGGGCAAggcaagagatcctctgatgtGATGCTttagtctctgggttttgtgggccGGTTTTGTAAGGGTCTATGGGTTTTCTcctatttttgggtttttcgggtgtttttcctcCCTCCCCTCTCTCTCCTGTCTTGGTTTCCTCTtcgtatacttcctgtatgctttgGGGCGctttttacgctttttataaaattctctacttatcaaaaaaaaaaaaaaaaaaaacttattaatgAAGAAAATAGAACTTATACAACTGTGTTGAGTTCTTGGCTATCCTAGTATAAGATCAACCTAATATTCCCGGGCTTATTACTGATTTCCTTATTATCTCCAAGTAATATGGACGGTCTGGCTAACATATTGGGTTGTGGAGTGTCCTCTCTTCctataaagtatcttggtcttccgttgggagctcctttcaaggctaagtcttgttgggatgaagttgtagggaagattgagaggcggttggctagctggaagcggttgtatttgtcgaaggggggtagggttacccttataaagagtactctctccaaccttcctacatattttctctctctattccctattccctccagtgttgctagtcgcattgagaagctgcatcgtgacttcttgtggggtggcataggcgacgaattcaaataccacttggtcagttggtccaaggtttgtcatcctatttctgaaggtggtttgggcataagaaacttgagaattttcaacaaggcgctgttagggaagtggttgtggcgttatgcttatgagagagaaGCTCTGTGGAAATCCGTGGTGGATGCGAAGTACGGCTCTactagggctggttggtgttccttagatccccttgggtctcacggtgtggggagttggaagaacattaggaaggggtggagcttgttttgtagaTATACCAGACTTATCTTGGGCAATGGGTCGAGAattcgtttttgggatgatgtttggtgtggagagatgcccctcaaggaagcctttccagttctatatgatatagcttgtgtcaaggattctttggtagaagaccatttggtagtggtaagtgctcctatcagtgggatgtcagatttttccgtgatgttcacgattgggaggtggacgttatggcttcctttttctccttactgtaTGCATCCAAGGTGACTCAAGATGGGGGGGACAGGCTTTGGTGGACCCTCTCTCGCAAAGGGTtttttgatgttagatcattctataaggctcttgcctgcaaagaagcttcttttttcccctggaaaagtatttggcggaccaaggccccattgaaagtggccttcttcgcttggacggcagagttagggaaaatcctcaccttggacaatctcagaaagaagcgtgtcattgtgattgatagatgctgcatgtgtaaaacgaccggggagactgtggatcatcttcttcttcattgcgaggttgcacgcgctctttggtatgTCATCCTTAGCCGGTTCGGTCTGTATTGGGTGATGCCTTCtcgggtgatagacttatttgcatgttggtggtcgGGGGGACGGTCCCgtagtgcggtcgtgtggaagatggctccttgttgtcttatgtggtgcttgtggacggaacgcaacgatagacagtttgaggacagagaaagaaccatagaggagctcacttccttttttcttcattctttgtactcctggacggctgcgtatttagcacctctagagattagttataacgatttccttgtattgctttcttcttct contains the following coding sequences:
- the LOC133858475 gene encoding uracil-DNA glycosylase, mitochondrial; protein product: MASGASRTLMDFFKPAASAKRMKLSSPSADSAPCKSINTHCQSESQSHSRLSSEDDTSPTNAQQKTRMELNRSLAKSKLNLKICSQNVSRAKGEGEHVKLSELLVEETWLGALPGELQKPYALNLCKFLQTETCSGTAVPIYPPPHLIFNALNSTPFDAVKAVILGQDPYHGPGQAMGLSFSVPEGVKLPSSLLNIFKELHEDLGCSVPSHGNLQKWAVQGVLLLNAVLTVRNHQANSHAKKGWEQFTDAVINTISQKKKGVIFLLWGNSAQEKKKLIDESKHHILKAAHPSGLSAHRGFFGCRHFSRTNQLLEEMGIAPIDWQL